In a single window of the Zea mays cultivar B73 chromosome 5, Zm-B73-REFERENCE-NAM-5.0, whole genome shotgun sequence genome:
- the LOC103625875 gene encoding LRR receptor-like serine/threonine-protein kinase RPK2: MVAACRSTASTYAFLLLLLFAAAVAVSSSSGLRRVQDQDRSALLQIKNAFPAVDLLQQWSPDSSGRNHCSWLGVTCDSSSRVVALEVLSPSRRFGPSQELAGELPAAVGLLTELKVVSFPLHGLRGKIPGEIWRLEDLEVVNLAGNSLRGALPASFPPRLRVLSLASNLLHGEIPSSLSTCKDLERLDLSGNRFTGSVPRALGSLPNLKWLDLSGNLLVGGIPSGLGNCRLLRSLRLFSNSLHGSIPAGIGKLRKLQVLDVSRNRLSGLVPPELGNCSDLSVLVLSSQSNSVKSHEFNLFKGGIPESVTALPRLRVLWVPRAGLEGTLPSNWGRCSNLEMVNLGGNFLSGAIPRDLGQCSNLKFLNLSSNRLSGLLDKDLCPHCMTVFDVSGNELSGSIPACVNKVCTSQLMLDEMSSSYSSFLMSKTLQELPSVFCNSGECSVVYHNFAKNNLEGHLTSMPFSADRFGNKTSYVFVVDHNNFSGSLDSILLEQCSNLKGLVVSFRDNKISGQITAEFSRKCSAIRALDLAGNQISGMMPDNVGLLGALVKMDMSRNFLEGQIPASFKDFKSLKFLSLAGNNISGRIPSCLGQLRSLRVLDLSSNSLAGEIPNNLVTLGDITVLLLNNNRLSGNIPNFASSPSLSIFNVSFNDLSGPLPSKIHSLTCNSIRGNPSLQPCGLSTLSSPLVNARALSEADNNPPADNTAPDDNGNGGGFSKIEIASITSASAIVAVLLALVILYIYTRKCASRPSRRSLRREVTIFVDIGAPLTYEAVLRASGSFNASNCIGSGGFGATYKAEVAPGKLVAIKRLAIGRFQGIQQFQAEVKTLGRCRHSNLVTLIGYHLSDSEMFLIYNFLPGGNLERFIQERSKRPIDWRMLHKIALDVARALAYLHDNCVPRILHRDVKPSNILLDNDYTAYLSDFGLARLLGNSETHATTGVAGTFGYVAPEYAMTCRVSDKADVYSYGVVLLELISDKKALDPSFSPYGNGFNIVAWACMLLQKGRAREFFIEGLWDVAPHDDLVEILHLGIKCTVDSLSSRPTMKQVVRRLKELRPPSY, encoded by the coding sequence ATGGTGGCCGCTTGCCGGAGCACGGCCTCCACCTACGCGTTTCTGCTGCTCTTGCTGTTTGCCGCTGCGGTCGCCGTCTCTTCTTCCTCCGGGTTGCGCCGTGTCCAGGACCAGGACAGATCGGCGCTGCTCCAGATCAAGAACGCCTTCCCTGCCGTAGACCTGCTCCAGCAGTGGTCCCCGGACTCTAGCGGCCGCAACCACTGCTCCTGGCTGGGGGTAACATGCGACTCAAGCTCCCGGGTCGTCGCTCTGGAGGTGCTCTCCCCTTCACGGCGTTTCGGACCCAGCCAGGAGCTTGCCGGCGAGCTTCCTGCGGCGGTTGGGCTCCTCACCGAGTTGAAAGTGGTCTCTTTTCCGCTCCACGGCCTCCGGGGCAAGATCCCCGGTGAGATCTGGCGGTTGGAGGATCTCGAGGTGGTCAACCTCGCTGGGAACTCTCTCCGGGGCGCCCTTCCTGCCTCCTTCCCGCCGCGGCTGAGGGTGCTCTCGCTCGCTTCCAACCTGCTTCACGGTGAGATCCCGTCTTCCCTTTCCACCTGCAAAGACTTGGAGAGGTTGGATCTTTCAGGCAACCGGTTCACTGGATCGGTGCCGAGAGCACTTGGCAGCCTGCCTAATCTGAAGTGGCTTGACTTGTCTGGAAACCTTCTTGTCGGTGGCATCCCCTCTGGTCTGGGGAATTGCAGGCTGCTCCGCTCGCTGCGGTTGTTCTCCAATTCATTACACGGTTCAATTCCAGCAGGGATTGGAAAGCTGAGGAAACTACAGGTGTTGGACGTATCAAGAAACAGATTAAGTGGCCTGGTGCCACCGGAGCTCGGAAATTGCTCAGATTTGTCAGTGCTCGTATTGTCTAGCCAGTCCAATTCAGTAAAGTCACATGAGTTCAATCTGTTTAAAGGAGGAATTCCAGAGAGTGTGACAGCTTTGCCAAGACTCCGGGTGCTATGGGTGCCAAGGGCGGGCCTGGAAGGAACTCTCCCGAGCAACTGGGGAAGGTGTTCTAATTTAGAAATGGTTAATCTGGGGGGAAATTTTCTTTCTGGAGCAATCCCAAGGGATCTAGGACAGTGCAGTAACCTCAAGTTTCTCAACCTCAGCTCAAATAGATTATCTGGTTTACTGGATAAGGATCTATGTCCGCATTGTATGACTGTATTCGATGTCAGCGGAAATGAACTTTCAGGATCAATTCCAGCATGTGTGAATAAAGTCTGTACTTCTCAGCTAATGCTGGATGAAATGTCATCCAGTTATTCTTCATTCCTCATGTCCAAAACTCTACAAGAACTGCCATCAGTTTTTTGCAACTCCGGGGAGTGTTCTGTTGTGTATCATAATTTTGCAAAGAACAACCTTGAAGGTCACCTTACATCCATGCCATTTAGTGCTGACAGGTTTGGAAACAAGACGTCGTATgtgtttgtcgttgatcacaataatTTCAGTGGATCGTTGGATTCAATTCTGTTGGAACAGTGTAGCAACTTGAAGGGGTTGGTTGTAAGCTTCCGAGACAACAAGATATCTGGTCAGATAACAGCAGAGTTTAGCAGAAAATGCAGTGCTATCAGAGCTTTGGATTTAGCTGGCAATCAAATATCAGGAATGATGCCTGATAACGTTGGTTTGTTAGGAGCCCTTGTCAAGATGGACATGAGCAGAAATTTTTTGGAGGGTCAAATACCTGCCAGTTTCAAAGATTTCAAGAGCTTGAAGTTTCTCTCATTAGCTGGGAACAACATTAGTGGCAGAATACCATCCTGTTTGGGTCAGTTGAGATCACTGAGGGTTTTAGATCTCTCATCTAATTCTCTTGCTGGTGAGATCCCAAATAACCTTGTGACACTAGGAGACATAACTGTGCTTCTACTCAACAATAATAGGCTCTCTGGAAACATTCCAAATTTTGCCTCTTCACCATCGCTGTCCATATTCAATGTTTCATTCAATGATTTGTCTGGGCCACTGCCTTCAAAAATTCACTCACTGACATGCAACAGTATTCGTGGAAATCCATCCCTTCAACCTTGTGGACTGTCAACGCTCTCCAGTCCTTTAGTGAATGCTCGAGCACTAAGTGAGGCAGACAATAATCCACCAGCTGATAATACAGCCCCTGATGACAATGGTAACGGTGGCGGATTCAGCAAAATAGAGATTGCCTCCATAACTTCAGCATCAGCAATTGTTGCAGTTCTCTTGGCTCTGGTCATCCTTTATATTTACACACGAAAATGTGCATCAAGACCATCAAGGCGTTCTCTAAGAAGGGAAGTAACTATTTTTGTTGATATCGGTGCTCCCTTGACATATGAGGCTGTTTTACGTGCCAGTGGAAGCTTCAATGCAAGTAATTGCATCGGAAGTGGTGGCTTCGGAGCAACGTACAAAGCTGAGGTAGCACCAGGAAAATTGGTGGCAATAAAGAGACTTGCTATTGGAAGGTTCCAAGGCATTCAGCAATTCCAAGCAGAGGTAAAAACACTTGGGAGGTGTCGCCATTCCAATCTTGTAACACTCATAGGATACCATCTCAGCGATTCAGAGATGTTTCTAATATATAATTTTCTGCCTGGTGGCAATTTAGAAAGATTCATACAAGAAAGGAGTAAGAGACCAATTGATTGGAGAATGCTTCACAAAATTGCTCTAGATGTTGCGCGTGCACTTGCATATCTTCATGACAATTGTGTCCCACGCATCTTACACAGGGATGTCAAACCAAGTAACATCTTGCTTGATAATGATTACACTGCCTACCTTTCTGATTTTGGATTAGCAAGGCTGCTTGGAAATTCAGAAACACATGCAACCACTGGTGTGGCAGGTACTTTTGGATATGTAGCTCCAGAGTATGCGATGACATGCCGCGTTTCTGATAAGGCGGATGTGTATAGTTATGGAGTTGTACTTCTTGAACTCATTTCAGACAAAAAGGCACTGGATCCTTCTTTCTCTCCTTACGGGAATGGATTCAACATAGTTGCCTGGGCTTGCATGCTTTTACAAAAGGGTCGAGCTCGTGAATTCTTTATAGAAGGGCTGTGGGATGTGGCCCCACATGACGACCTTGTTGAGATTCTACACCTGGGCATCAAGTGTACGGTTGATTCTCTTTCTTCTAGGCCCACAATGAAGCAAGTTGTTCGGCGACTTAAGGAACTCAGACCACCGTCTTACTAG